In Levilactobacillus brevis, a single genomic region encodes these proteins:
- a CDS encoding rRNA pseudouridine synthase → MERLQKVLAHDGVASRRQSEKLIMSGRVKVNGSVVTELGTKVGVHDKILVDGVPITSEAPVYMLLYKPRGVVSTANDDKGRQTVVDLIEDVEQRIYPVGRLDYDTSGLLLLTNDGELANRLTHPKYGVEKTYVARVTGIPTNDAMRQLRQGITVDDVKYAPAKFKLLSSDDKKKIAIVSLTIHEGKNHQVKKMLAAVGYPVEKLKREEYGFLTLKGLQPGESRHLKPEEVKELRRLTGLA, encoded by the coding sequence ATGGAACGACTACAAAAAGTGTTAGCCCACGATGGCGTGGCTTCACGGCGGCAATCAGAAAAGTTAATTATGAGCGGTCGTGTGAAGGTCAACGGTAGCGTGGTCACGGAGCTCGGAACCAAGGTCGGTGTCCACGATAAGATTCTCGTTGACGGGGTGCCCATCACCAGTGAAGCGCCCGTCTACATGTTACTGTACAAGCCGCGCGGGGTCGTCTCGACGGCTAATGATGATAAGGGCCGTCAGACGGTCGTGGATCTCATCGAGGACGTGGAACAACGGATTTATCCGGTCGGGCGCTTGGACTATGACACCTCGGGCCTCCTCCTCTTAACCAACGACGGGGAACTGGCCAACCGGCTGACACACCCGAAGTATGGCGTGGAGAAGACCTACGTCGCTCGGGTCACGGGGATTCCGACCAACGACGCCATGCGCCAGCTTCGCCAGGGGATCACGGTCGACGACGTCAAGTACGCGCCAGCAAAGTTCAAGTTGCTCAGTAGCGACGATAAGAAAAAGATTGCGATTGTCTCACTGACGATTCACGAAGGAAAGAACCACCAGGTCAAGAAGATGTTGGCGGCCGTGGGGTATCCCGTGGAGAAATTGAAGCGTGAAGAGTACGGCTTCCTGACGTTGAAGGGCCTGCAACCGGGTGAATCGCGTCACCTGAAGCCCGAGGAAGTTAAGGAACTTCGGCGGCTAACTGGTCTGGCCTAA
- the scpB gene encoding SMC-Scp complex subunit ScpB has product MSPLAQIESLLFVSGDEGITVADLAAATGLLRPAILASLERLAQKYAGDPDSALELMVNDTTYRLVTKEAVGDVIKQYFENPLSTSLSPASLEVLAIIAYRQPITRIEVDEIRGVQSASTVQKLVLRRLVEDAGRLDEPGRPKVYRTTAYFLDYFGLKQLTDLPPLPAAANPSEQSDGDGGDLFLQAFNQQLNQSGETGDEA; this is encoded by the coding sequence ATGTCACCTCTAGCACAGATTGAAAGTTTATTATTCGTGAGTGGCGACGAGGGCATCACGGTGGCGGATCTGGCCGCGGCCACCGGGCTACTACGTCCCGCGATTCTGGCGTCGTTGGAACGGTTGGCCCAGAAGTATGCGGGTGATCCGGACTCAGCCTTGGAATTAATGGTCAACGACACTACCTATCGTCTGGTGACCAAGGAGGCGGTGGGCGACGTGATTAAGCAGTACTTCGAGAACCCGCTGAGTACGAGCCTATCGCCGGCGTCTCTCGAGGTATTGGCGATTATCGCCTATCGGCAGCCGATCACGCGCATCGAGGTCGATGAGATTCGAGGGGTGCAGAGTGCCTCGACGGTCCAAAAGCTCGTGTTGCGACGCTTGGTCGAGGATGCGGGTCGCTTGGACGAGCCCGGTCGGCCTAAGGTCTATCGGACCACGGCGTACTTCTTAGATTACTTTGGTCTAAAACAATTGACGGATTTACCCCCATTACCCGCGGCCGCCAATCCGAGCGAACAGAGCGATGGCGACGGGGGCGACTTGTTCTTACAAGCCTTTAACCAGCAACTGAACCAATCAGGAGAAACAGGAGATGAAGCATAG
- a CDS encoding segregation/condensation protein A yields the protein MDKATASGQPLIQVSDFEGPLDLLLHLIKTNEMDIYDIRIATITSQYLDYLHQMQTLRLDIAGEYFVMAANLMAIKAKLLLPKPQTLEPSDDDDLGDPREDLVNQLLEYQRYKQAAQVLKVRAQERQQHFTRPAMAVPDSVALTVAPGIETADLQAALAKLVHRAMVAKPVTQSIQQAHYTIKDQMTTVLTRLEHSHGPLSFEQLIGQTPVLAEIVTTFLAVLELARQRQVALKQVSRLVPLQVNFLRLKGRYSTDVTSSTD from the coding sequence ATGGACAAAGCCACAGCAAGCGGCCAGCCACTGATTCAGGTCAGTGACTTTGAAGGCCCGCTTGATTTATTGCTTCACTTGATCAAAACAAACGAAATGGATATTTACGATATCCGCATTGCCACCATTACCAGTCAATACCTGGACTACCTGCATCAGATGCAGACGCTGCGGCTCGACATCGCCGGGGAATACTTCGTGATGGCGGCTAATTTGATGGCCATTAAGGCAAAATTGTTGTTGCCTAAGCCTCAGACGCTGGAGCCTAGCGACGATGATGACTTGGGCGATCCGCGAGAAGACTTGGTCAATCAATTACTGGAGTACCAACGCTATAAGCAGGCGGCACAGGTCTTAAAGGTCCGCGCCCAGGAACGGCAGCAACACTTTACGCGACCAGCCATGGCCGTGCCGGATTCGGTGGCCTTGACGGTGGCACCAGGGATTGAGACGGCGGATTTACAGGCAGCACTAGCCAAGCTCGTGCATCGGGCCATGGTGGCTAAGCCGGTCACTCAGAGCATTCAACAGGCCCACTACACCATTAAGGACCAGATGACCACAGTGCTCACTCGGCTCGAGCACAGTCACGGGCCCCTTAGCTTCGAACAGCTGATTGGCCAGACCCCGGTTTTAGCCGAGATTGTGACGACTTTTCTAGCGGTCCTTGAGTTGGCTCGCCAACGGCAGGTCGCGTTAAAACAGGTGAGTCGGCTGGTGCCGTTACAGGTGAATTTCTTACGATTGAAAGGACGGTACAGCACAGATGTCACCTCTAGCACAGATTGA
- a CDS encoding N-acetyltransferase codes for MLLKYRSDYQKIAMGLLSLMPSFKDWDRLQRELAWYQSSDERTLYLWKDDHDDFAGAVGTQVQGDYLIVQLVTLMPDKDLTENTWQLLDQLAKTLPTKRLMGTLSTAKIIAKWEYHHGQSHSKRPATDSGQ; via the coding sequence ATGTTACTGAAATATCGGAGTGATTATCAAAAGATTGCCATGGGCCTGTTGAGCCTGATGCCGAGTTTTAAGGACTGGGATCGCCTGCAACGGGAACTGGCCTGGTATCAGAGTAGCGATGAGCGTACCCTGTATCTGTGGAAGGACGATCACGATGACTTCGCCGGAGCGGTCGGGACGCAGGTTCAGGGCGATTACCTGATCGTCCAGCTGGTGACACTCATGCCGGATAAGGATTTAACGGAAAATACGTGGCAGTTGTTGGATCAACTCGCCAAGACTTTACCGACCAAACGGCTGATGGGGACCCTCTCCACGGCTAAGATTATTGCGAAATGGGAGTATCACCATGGACAAAGCCACAGCAAGCGGCCAGCCACTGATTCAGGTCAGTGA
- the xerD gene encoding site-specific tyrosine recombinase XerD encodes MTALADQTVDFAHYLTVEQGLAKNSVTSYTQELHNFAAYLTEHQVTSFLRVDRLAVMNYLSALTASGKSRNSVIHAVSALRKFYRYLVQTHQLTVNPMANIAAPKHAEHLPAVMTVAEVDRLLAAPDTRTKYGLRDRAILEVMYATGLRVSELVHLKLVDLHLEMGLIQTLGKGDKERIIPIGDVATDWIQRYLAHSRPLLLKQRTSPYLFLNAHGGGLSRQAIWQKIKHYVALADIQKDVTPHTLRHSFATHILENGADLRVVQELLGHADITTTQIYTHISKKRLATVYDRYHPRA; translated from the coding sequence ATGACGGCATTGGCTGATCAGACGGTGGACTTTGCCCACTATTTAACCGTGGAACAGGGGCTTGCCAAGAATTCGGTGACGAGTTATACGCAGGAGTTACACAACTTTGCGGCGTATTTGACTGAACACCAAGTGACCAGCTTCTTGCGTGTCGATCGACTGGCCGTGATGAACTACTTGAGTGCTTTGACGGCGAGTGGCAAGTCGCGTAATTCCGTGATCCACGCGGTCTCGGCCCTGCGAAAGTTCTATCGGTATCTGGTGCAGACCCACCAATTGACGGTTAACCCGATGGCCAATATTGCGGCCCCCAAGCACGCGGAACATTTACCCGCCGTCATGACGGTGGCTGAGGTGGATCGCCTGTTGGCCGCACCGGATACGCGTACGAAATACGGTCTGCGCGATCGCGCCATTCTGGAGGTCATGTATGCCACCGGCCTGCGGGTCAGTGAACTGGTGCACCTCAAGTTGGTGGACCTTCACCTGGAGATGGGGCTGATCCAAACGCTCGGTAAGGGTGACAAGGAGCGGATCATTCCTATTGGGGACGTGGCGACGGACTGGATTCAACGATACTTGGCCCACAGCCGGCCACTGCTACTCAAGCAGCGGACCAGTCCCTATTTGTTTTTAAATGCCCACGGCGGTGGGTTGTCACGCCAGGCCATTTGGCAAAAGATTAAGCACTATGTGGCGTTGGCCGATATTCAAAAGGATGTCACGCCCCATACACTGCGGCACTCCTTTGCCACACACATTTTGGAAAACGGCGCGGATCTGCGGGTAGTCCAGGAGTTATTGGGTCACGCGGACATTACGACCACGCAGATTTATACGCATATCTCGAAGAAACGCTTGGCCACGGTCTATGACCGGTACCACCCGCGGGCCTAG
- a CDS encoding DNA-binding protein, with protein MEELLGRIIAGKVTDENENDYYVQVAGTTFRLDKSEIKKPLKLGSNFKGFAYENEDHDMQITRDAPQVQVDHYGFGTVVRTQRTLGVFVDIGLPNKDIVVSLDDLPDMMELWPQQGDRLLIALREDSKHRLWGVLADGDIYAAIAQPAKKIMQNSNVVARAYQLKLVGTRVMTDHYELGFIHPSERETEPRLGEELHARVIGVHDDGTLNLSLRPRTYEAIDDDAAMLLAALEHSEDGHLDFSDKSAPAAIKAYFGISKGQFKRAIGHLLKVRKITQHDGQLWLVSAEEEQTD; from the coding sequence ATGGAAGAACTATTAGGCCGCATCATCGCGGGAAAAGTAACCGATGAAAACGAAAATGATTATTACGTCCAAGTCGCGGGGACGACCTTTCGGCTGGATAAATCAGAAATCAAGAAACCACTAAAGTTGGGCTCTAACTTCAAGGGTTTTGCCTACGAAAATGAAGATCATGACATGCAGATTACACGGGACGCGCCACAGGTTCAAGTCGACCACTACGGGTTTGGGACAGTGGTCCGGACGCAACGGACGCTGGGGGTCTTTGTGGATATTGGACTCCCCAACAAGGACATCGTGGTGTCTTTGGATGACCTACCCGACATGATGGAGCTCTGGCCCCAACAGGGCGACCGGTTACTGATTGCCTTGCGTGAGGACAGTAAGCACCGGCTCTGGGGTGTGCTGGCCGACGGTGACATTTACGCGGCGATTGCGCAACCAGCTAAGAAGATCATGCAGAACTCCAACGTGGTGGCCCGGGCCTATCAGTTGAAATTGGTGGGAACACGGGTCATGACCGACCACTATGAGTTAGGCTTCATTCACCCATCTGAACGGGAAACGGAACCACGTTTGGGAGAAGAACTCCATGCTCGGGTCATTGGTGTTCACGACGATGGGACGTTGAACCTGTCGTTGCGTCCCCGGACGTACGAGGCCATCGACGACGATGCCGCCATGTTACTGGCCGCACTGGAACACAGCGAAGACGGTCATCTGGACTTTAGCGATAAGAGTGCCCCAGCGGCCATCAAGGCCTACTTCGGCATTAGCAAGGGTCAGTTCAAACGGGCAATCGGGCATCTACTAAAAGTCCGTAAGATTACCCAACACGATGGTCAGCTCTGGTTGGTTTCCGCCGAGGAAGAACAGACGGACTAG
- the pyk gene encoding pyruvate kinase translates to MKKTKIVSTLGPASTDVDTIVKLIESGANIFRFNFSHGDHEEHLDRLEKVHKAEKITGKTVGIMLDTKGAEIRTTVEKGGKLDFHTGDVFRISMDASLEGTKEKIAVTYPGLYDDVHEGSHVLFDDGLLDTVVETKDDATKELVVKVQNDGVLGSRKGVNAPGVSINLPGITEKDSDDIRFGLDHEINFIAASFVRKPQDVMDIRELLEEKHMEHVQIFPKIESQEGINNFDDIIKVSDGLMVARGDMGVEIPTENVPLVQKALIKKCNILGKPVITATQMLDSMQENPRPTRAEASDVANAVFDGTDATMLSGESANGEYPVESVATMNRIDIKAENALAEFGRDNLDFDNGDVTESIGASVARVANELGVKTIVAATESGYTAKMISKYRPNADILAVTFDDRTRRGLMVNWGVYPIVTEKPANTDAMFDLAAAKAVETGLAKEGDLILITAGVPVGERGTTNLMKIQLIGSKLVQGQGVGDDTVIGKAVIANSAADANAKVVEGGILIAKNTDKDYLPAIEKSSAVIVENGGLTSHAAVVGISMGIPVIVGATGASEKISDGELITVDSRRGIVYHGASNAL, encoded by the coding sequence ATGAAGAAAACCAAGATCGTAAGTACCCTTGGTCCTGCAAGTACTGACGTTGATACGATTGTTAAGTTAATCGAATCTGGCGCCAACATCTTCCGGTTCAACTTTTCACACGGTGACCATGAAGAACATTTAGACCGTTTGGAAAAGGTCCACAAGGCTGAAAAGATTACTGGTAAGACCGTTGGTATCATGTTAGATACTAAGGGTGCCGAAATTCGGACGACTGTTGAAAAGGGTGGCAAGCTTGACTTCCATACCGGCGACGTATTCCGGATCTCCATGGATGCATCACTCGAAGGTACCAAGGAAAAGATTGCTGTTACCTACCCTGGCTTATACGATGACGTCCACGAAGGCAGCCACGTCTTATTCGATGATGGTTTATTAGATACTGTCGTTGAAACCAAAGACGATGCAACTAAGGAATTAGTTGTTAAGGTTCAAAACGATGGTGTCTTGGGTTCCCGTAAGGGTGTTAACGCTCCCGGCGTTTCCATCAACTTACCAGGGATCACTGAAAAGGACTCCGATGATATTCGTTTTGGTTTGGACCACGAAATCAACTTCATCGCTGCTTCATTCGTTCGGAAGCCACAAGATGTCATGGACATCCGTGAACTCCTCGAAGAAAAGCACATGGAACACGTTCAAATCTTCCCTAAGATCGAATCTCAAGAAGGTATCAACAACTTTGATGACATCATCAAGGTTTCCGATGGTTTGATGGTCGCTCGTGGTGACATGGGTGTTGAAATTCCAACGGAAAACGTGCCTTTGGTACAAAAAGCTTTGATCAAGAAGTGCAACATCTTAGGCAAGCCAGTTATCACCGCTACCCAAATGTTGGACTCCATGCAAGAAAACCCACGTCCTACGCGTGCCGAAGCTTCTGACGTTGCCAACGCCGTCTTTGATGGTACCGACGCAACCATGCTTTCTGGTGAAAGTGCTAACGGTGAATACCCTGTAGAATCCGTTGCTACCATGAACCGGATCGATATCAAGGCTGAAAATGCTTTGGCAGAATTTGGCCGTGACAACTTAGACTTCGATAACGGTGACGTTACGGAATCTATCGGTGCTTCCGTTGCCCGGGTTGCTAACGAATTAGGCGTTAAGACTATCGTTGCAGCTACGGAATCCGGCTACACTGCCAAGATGATTTCTAAGTACCGGCCAAATGCTGATATCTTAGCCGTTACCTTTGACGACCGGACCCGTCGTGGTTTGATGGTTAACTGGGGTGTCTACCCAATCGTTACCGAAAAGCCAGCTAACACGGACGCTATGTTTGATTTAGCTGCTGCCAAGGCCGTTGAAACTGGTTTGGCCAAGGAAGGCGACTTGATCTTAATCACTGCCGGTGTGCCAGTTGGCGAACGCGGCACGACTAACTTGATGAAGATCCAATTGATCGGTTCAAAGTTAGTTCAAGGCCAAGGTGTCGGTGATGACACGGTAATCGGCAAGGCCGTTATCGCAAACTCCGCTGCCGATGCTAACGCTAAGGTTGTTGAAGGTGGTATCTTGATTGCCAAGAACACCGACAAGGACTACTTGCCAGCTATCGAAAAGTCTAGCGCCGTAATCGTTGAAAACGGTGGGTTGACTTCTCACGCAGCCGTTGTTGGTATCTCCATGGGGATTCCTGTTATCGTTGGTGCTACTGGTGCCAGCGAAAAGATCTCCGATGGTGAATTGATCACTGTTGACTCACGTCGCGGTATCGTTTACCACGGTGCTTCCAACGCGCTTTAA
- a CDS encoding transaldolase gives MKLNVKVYSDGAQLEDMKAVAAKGLVEGFTTNPSLMKAAGITDYLAFAKEAVATFPDQSISFEVFGNTPERMLAEAKVLAGLGQHVAVKVPIIRANGDDNTAVISALSAAGVRVNVTAITTLTEVKLAVDALNAKTGGIVSVFAGRVADTGVDPLPLMKQSAELCHGKANVELLWASTRESINVVQADETGCDIITVPPKILNKLDKFGKDAFQVSVDTVKTFDQDIADLGFTIPVPAQA, from the coding sequence ATGAAATTGAACGTAAAAGTTTATTCCGATGGGGCCCAACTCGAGGATATGAAGGCCGTCGCTGCCAAGGGACTGGTCGAAGGATTTACGACCAACCCCAGCCTGATGAAGGCTGCCGGGATTACGGATTACCTGGCCTTCGCTAAGGAAGCCGTCGCGACGTTCCCGGACCAATCGATCAGTTTTGAAGTCTTTGGCAACACGCCGGAACGTATGCTGGCCGAAGCCAAGGTTTTGGCCGGTTTAGGTCAACACGTGGCCGTGAAGGTGCCGATTATCCGGGCCAACGGGGATGACAATACGGCGGTTATCAGTGCATTGTCGGCCGCCGGTGTTCGGGTGAACGTGACGGCAATTACCACGTTGACCGAGGTTAAATTAGCGGTTGATGCCCTGAATGCCAAGACGGGCGGAATCGTTTCCGTCTTTGCCGGTCGGGTCGCCGATACCGGCGTTGACCCCTTACCGCTGATGAAGCAGTCGGCGGAGCTGTGCCACGGCAAGGCTAACGTGGAACTCCTGTGGGCCAGCACCCGAGAATCGATCAACGTGGTTCAGGCCGACGAGACCGGTTGTGACATCATCACGGTGCCGCCCAAGATCTTGAACAAGCTCGACAAGTTCGGTAAGGATGCCTTCCAAGTATCGGTGGACACCGTGAAGACGTTCGACCAAGACATTGCCGACTTGGGCTTCACCATTCCGGTACCGGCCCAAGCCTAG
- the dnaE gene encoding DNA polymerase III subunit alpha encodes MFVPLQVMSTYSLLQSTNRIPELVQTAKDRGYTALALTDKNVMYGVVAFYNACQAAGIKPILGLTLTVQAMGDATQPTDLIFLARDFTGYQQLMQLSTTYQVAGEPVDLRQQTANLTHLNVIAPLDSEIHQLLAIEDAVAATRVVQQLQQWLPQRVAVGISPDLPETTRQQLQQLQVATQVPLVGIAPVEYLNREDHFAVTVLRAIDAGAVIDDLPAAQKTLGTHWLRPAAEQAERFANAGLTAAVTTTETVAAACDVTLKFQQPQLPQFPTPNQQGSQAYLHQLCVTGLQQRLTANGIVDSQPYQQRLERELGVIHRMGFDDYFLIVWDVMNFAHRAHIQTGPGRGSAAGSLVAYVLAITEVDPLAYNLLFERFLNEERAQMPDIDLDIPDDKREQVLEYVHDKYGHARVAQIITFGTLAAKAALRDVGRVLGMAPYQMSDWSAAIPNQLHITLAEAYQQSQKLRNLVADSTVNKLLYETASKLEGLPRNYSTHAAGIVLSQGNLTDLVPLQPGAGSLLMTQYPKDTVEAVGLLKMDFLGLRNLSILANALALVKKQTGQSLDINGIDLNDGATLKLFAQGETNGVFQFESAGIKRVLRQLRPDSFELVAAVNALYRPGPMENIDTFIKRKDGQAPITYAADALKPILGPTYGVLVYQEQVMQVASAMGGFTLGEADLLRRAMSKKKKQTMDAMQKKFVSGAQQLGYAAETAQQVFAYMDRFANYGFNRSHAVAYSKLAFQLAYLKAHYPGPFYAALLNSVINVPVKTKLYLTEAKRHGVTILPPDINRSSAYFNLRDGAIIFGLSSIKGVRRDFLRELLADRHEHGPYRDLHQFLQRIDSKYRKADLLNALVYAGAFDHFGYNRAELIAALPEFLSSVELSGDNVELFAALAPKVTRKPDFDLMTKLTQEEAVLGAYLSGHPVAQFQQLAQRLHAVTISDLAVNARVTVVVYVTRIRTIRTKRGEPMAFVTGSDETADVSITVFPNQYRLASEWLKTDQVIVVRGKVEQQRGLQIVADRLDLAENLQPTTATAQSGQRWFIRVDAEHDQRPVAQQLAQLLRSHNGTVPVIMYQPQTDQKRLLPKTQWLPADPQLKGPLERLMGVGNIVYKNG; translated from the coding sequence ATGTTTGTCCCATTACAGGTCATGAGCACCTATAGCCTGTTGCAGAGTACCAATCGGATACCCGAGCTGGTACAGACGGCTAAGGATCGCGGGTACACCGCACTGGCCCTGACAGATAAGAACGTCATGTACGGTGTGGTGGCCTTCTATAACGCCTGTCAAGCGGCGGGAATTAAGCCCATCTTGGGACTAACGCTGACGGTTCAGGCAATGGGGGATGCGACTCAACCGACCGACCTCATCTTTTTGGCGCGCGATTTTACTGGCTATCAACAGCTCATGCAGTTGTCCACGACCTATCAGGTGGCGGGAGAGCCCGTCGATCTGCGCCAGCAAACGGCAAACTTGACCCATCTAAACGTGATTGCCCCGCTGGATAGCGAGATTCATCAGTTGCTCGCGATTGAAGACGCCGTTGCGGCCACACGGGTGGTGCAACAACTCCAGCAGTGGTTGCCGCAACGGGTGGCCGTGGGCATCAGTCCCGACCTGCCGGAAACGACGCGGCAGCAATTGCAACAGCTTCAAGTCGCCACGCAGGTGCCACTGGTGGGTATCGCCCCGGTTGAATACCTCAACCGCGAGGACCACTTTGCCGTGACCGTGCTACGGGCGATCGATGCCGGGGCGGTGATTGACGACCTCCCTGCCGCTCAGAAGACGCTGGGTACGCACTGGTTGCGGCCGGCTGCGGAACAGGCAGAACGTTTCGCTAACGCTGGCTTAACGGCGGCCGTGACGACTACTGAAACGGTAGCCGCGGCTTGCGATGTGACCCTAAAATTTCAACAGCCCCAACTGCCGCAATTTCCCACGCCCAATCAGCAGGGGTCCCAGGCGTACCTCCACCAGCTATGTGTAACAGGGCTCCAGCAACGGTTAACGGCCAATGGTATCGTGGACAGTCAACCCTATCAGCAGCGCTTAGAACGCGAATTAGGGGTCATTCACCGGATGGGGTTTGACGACTACTTCCTGATTGTCTGGGACGTGATGAACTTCGCGCACCGCGCCCACATTCAGACGGGACCGGGCCGGGGCTCGGCCGCCGGTTCACTGGTGGCCTACGTTCTGGCCATCACGGAGGTTGATCCGTTGGCGTACAATCTCTTATTTGAACGGTTCTTGAACGAGGAGCGGGCTCAGATGCCCGATATCGATTTAGATATTCCGGACGACAAGCGTGAGCAGGTGCTGGAATACGTCCACGACAAGTACGGTCACGCCCGGGTCGCCCAGATCATTACCTTTGGGACGTTGGCGGCCAAGGCGGCGTTACGCGACGTCGGCCGGGTCCTGGGGATGGCGCCCTACCAGATGAGCGATTGGAGTGCGGCGATTCCCAACCAGCTGCACATCACGCTGGCTGAAGCTTACCAGCAGTCCCAGAAGCTACGGAATCTCGTCGCCGATAGCACGGTAAACAAGTTGCTGTATGAGACGGCCAGCAAGCTCGAGGGGCTCCCGCGAAATTATTCGACGCACGCGGCCGGAATCGTGTTGAGCCAAGGAAACTTAACCGATCTAGTGCCCTTACAGCCAGGGGCGGGGTCGCTTCTTATGACGCAGTATCCCAAAGACACCGTTGAAGCGGTGGGACTACTGAAGATGGATTTTCTGGGCCTGCGGAATCTGAGTATCTTGGCTAACGCCTTGGCCTTGGTTAAGAAACAAACCGGACAGTCGCTGGACATCAACGGGATCGACCTGAATGACGGCGCGACCCTGAAGCTCTTTGCTCAGGGCGAGACGAATGGGGTCTTTCAATTTGAATCGGCCGGCATCAAGCGCGTGCTCCGTCAGCTGCGACCAGATAGTTTCGAACTGGTCGCAGCGGTCAACGCCCTGTACCGTCCGGGACCCATGGAAAATATTGATACCTTTATTAAACGCAAGGACGGTCAGGCGCCAATCACGTACGCGGCCGATGCGTTGAAGCCTATTCTGGGGCCAACCTATGGTGTTCTGGTCTATCAGGAACAGGTTATGCAGGTAGCCAGCGCCATGGGGGGCTTCACACTCGGCGAGGCCGATCTGTTGCGGCGGGCCATGAGTAAAAAGAAGAAGCAGACCATGGACGCCATGCAGAAGAAGTTTGTCAGCGGGGCCCAGCAGCTGGGGTACGCGGCCGAGACGGCCCAACAGGTCTTTGCCTACATGGATCGTTTTGCGAACTATGGATTCAACCGCTCGCATGCCGTGGCCTATAGCAAGCTGGCCTTCCAGCTGGCGTACCTCAAGGCCCATTACCCAGGACCGTTCTACGCGGCTTTGCTGAACTCGGTGATTAACGTGCCGGTTAAGACCAAGCTGTACCTGACCGAGGCCAAACGCCACGGGGTGACCATCTTACCGCCCGACATCAATCGGTCCTCGGCCTACTTCAACCTCCGCGATGGGGCAATCATCTTCGGATTGAGCTCGATCAAGGGGGTTCGCCGCGACTTTCTTCGTGAACTCCTGGCGGACCGCCATGAGCATGGCCCGTATCGTGACCTGCACCAGTTCCTGCAACGCATTGATAGCAAATACCGTAAGGCCGACCTGCTAAATGCGCTGGTCTACGCCGGGGCCTTCGATCATTTCGGCTATAACCGTGCCGAGTTGATCGCGGCTCTGCCAGAATTTTTGAGCAGTGTGGAGCTGTCCGGCGATAACGTGGAATTGTTTGCGGCGCTAGCGCCTAAGGTAACTCGTAAGCCAGACTTCGACCTGATGACCAAGTTGACGCAGGAGGAGGCCGTCCTCGGCGCCTACCTGTCGGGTCATCCCGTTGCCCAATTTCAACAGCTGGCCCAGCGCCTGCACGCCGTGACCATCAGTGATCTGGCGGTTAATGCCCGGGTGACTGTGGTGGTGTACGTCACGCGGATTCGAACGATTCGGACCAAGCGCGGCGAGCCCATGGCCTTCGTGACTGGGAGCGATGAGACCGCCGATGTCAGCATCACCGTTTTTCCGAACCAGTACCGCTTGGCCAGTGAGTGGCTCAAGACGGATCAAGTGATCGTGGTCCGTGGTAAGGTGGAGCAGCAACGGGGACTGCAGATTGTTGCGGATCGATTGGATTTGGCAGAGAATTTACAACCGACGACCGCAACGGCGCAGTCGGGCCAGCGGTGGTTTATTCGGGTGGATGCCGAACACGATCAACGCCCGGTGGCCCAGCAGTTGGCCCAACTTTTACGCAGTCATAACGGGACCGTGCCGGTGATTATGTACCAACCACAAACCGATCAGAAACGCCTCCTGCCTAAGACCCAGTGGCTTCCGGCGGATCCGCAGTTAAAGGGACCGCTGGAGCGCCTGATGGGGGTCGGCAATATCGTGTATAAAAATGGATAG